The following are from one region of the Ischnura elegans chromosome X, ioIscEleg1.1, whole genome shotgun sequence genome:
- the LOC124170962 gene encoding ras-related protein Rap1: protein MREYKIVVLGSGGVGKSALTVQFVQGIFVEKYDPTIEDSYRKQVEVDGQQCMLEILDTAGTEQFTAMRDLYMKNGQGFVLVYSITAQSTFNDLQDLREQILRVKDTDDVPMVLVGNKCDLEDERVVGKDQGVTLARMFSCAFMETSAKAKINVNDIFYDLVRQINKKSPEKKLKTKKKACVLL, encoded by the exons ATGCGTGAATACAAGATAGTGGTGCTAGGAAGTGGAGGAGTTGGCAAGTCTGCCCTTACAGTGCAGTTTGTGCAGGGTATATTCGTGGAAAAGTATGATCCAACTATAGAAGACAGTTATCGGAAACAAGTAGAAGTGGATGGACAGCAATGCATGCTGGAGATCTTAGATACAGCTGGAACG GAACAATTTACTGCAATGAGAGATCTCTACATGAAAAATGGGCAGGGCTTCGTTTTAGTGTATTCCATAACTGCTCAATCTACATTCAATGATCTTCAAGATTTACGGGAGCAAATATTAAGAGTTAAA GATACTGATGATGTTCCGATGGTCCTGGTGGGAAACAAGTGTGACCTGGAGGACGAACGAGTTGTTGGAAAGGATCAAGGGGTAACCTTGGCCCGTATGTTTAGCTGTGCATTTATGGAAACTTCTGCCAaagcaaaaattaatgtaaatgat ATATTTTATGACCTAGTTCGACAAATTAATAAGAAGTCACCTGAAAAGAAGCTGAAGACGAAGAAAAAGGCATGTGTGCTTCTATAA